Proteins co-encoded in one Polyangiaceae bacterium genomic window:
- a CDS encoding ChbG/HpnK family deacetylase gives MIFNADDVGMGDDVDRGVVRAARAGTVKEASVCVSERPKREVLDELRSLGVGLGLHFCLTEGNALYGPQPGLTDASGRFLGLPRVLLASLSHRLPEQAVQRELEAQLEALERLGAEPTHINGHHHVHAFPVVAEVVLREVRRRECVHLRVPLEPAPLLHGGPRGVLLRALGRRLAKRAARAGVPVRAVAGLELTGRSDYVERALDLVATLRDPVVEWVVHPREGDTAHTWATVGARHAGPEEVRAMESAELRERLTAQGYRVASYSDVFAAASSVSG, from the coding sequence GTGATCTTCAACGCGGACGACGTCGGCATGGGCGATGACGTCGATCGCGGCGTCGTCCGGGCGGCGCGAGCCGGAACGGTAAAGGAGGCGAGCGTCTGCGTCAGTGAGCGACCCAAGCGCGAGGTGCTCGACGAACTGCGCTCCCTGGGCGTGGGACTGGGTCTGCATTTCTGTCTGACCGAAGGAAACGCGCTCTATGGCCCCCAACCCGGCTTGACCGACGCCAGTGGGCGCTTCTTGGGTTTGCCCCGGGTGCTGCTCGCTTCCCTCAGCCATCGACTGCCCGAGCAGGCGGTGCAGCGGGAGCTCGAGGCGCAGCTCGAGGCCTTGGAGCGCCTGGGGGCCGAGCCCACCCACATCAATGGGCACCATCACGTGCACGCCTTTCCCGTCGTGGCGGAGGTCGTCTTGCGCGAAGTCCGACGACGTGAATGCGTGCATCTACGCGTCCCACTGGAGCCCGCACCGTTGCTGCACGGCGGACCACGCGGAGTCTTGCTGCGCGCATTGGGGCGGCGCCTCGCGAAGCGCGCAGCGCGGGCCGGCGTACCCGTGCGCGCCGTGGCCGGACTGGAGCTCACGGGACGCAGCGACTACGTGGAGCGCGCCCTGGACTTGGTGGCGACGCTTCGCGATCCGGTCGTGGAGTGGGTCGTGCATCCGCGCGAGGGCGACACGGCCCATACCTGGGCGACGGTTGGAGCGCGACACGCAGGACCTGAGGAAGTCCGTGCCATGGAGAGCGCCGAGTTGCGCGAGCGCCTGACCGCGCAGGGCTATCGCGTTGCCAGCTACTCGGACGTATTCGCAGCCGCCTCGTCGGTATCAGGCTGA
- a CDS encoding methyltransferase domain-containing protein, which yields MQDTASVPSYRQGADRYRQRMMTPPLGWIRARERQLVRALVRPLAGERVLDAGCGAGFDASWLVATGATVVGVDGTAEMVEAARREGLDARVADLCTLELAERFEHALCLGALEFCVDPLQALRRIRAHLVPKARLTVLYPWGGLGSSYRLYHRLRGERVRLFAPADMDRLLHEAGFELEVDVRATLLSRVVQGRKR from the coding sequence ATGCAGGACACCGCCAGCGTGCCGAGCTATCGGCAAGGGGCCGATCGCTATCGCCAGCGCATGATGACGCCTCCCCTGGGCTGGATCCGCGCACGCGAACGTCAGCTGGTTCGCGCTTTGGTGAGACCCCTGGCAGGCGAACGCGTGTTGGACGCCGGTTGCGGAGCTGGGTTCGACGCGTCTTGGCTAGTGGCGACCGGGGCGACCGTGGTTGGCGTGGATGGCACTGCCGAGATGGTGGAGGCCGCCCGAAGGGAGGGACTGGATGCCCGAGTCGCGGATCTGTGCACCTTGGAGCTCGCGGAGCGGTTCGAGCACGCATTGTGTCTGGGCGCGCTGGAGTTCTGCGTGGACCCCTTGCAGGCCCTGCGTCGCATCCGCGCGCACCTGGTGCCGAAGGCGCGGTTGACGGTGCTCTATCCCTGGGGAGGCCTGGGGTCGAGCTATCGCCTCTATCATCGCCTGCGCGGGGAACGAGTGCGCCTGTTCGCGCCAGCTGACATGGACCGGCTTCTGCACGAAGCGGGATTCGAGCTCGAGGTAGACGTTCGTGCCACGCTGCTGTCACGGGTCGTGCAAGGACGAAAGAGGTAG
- a CDS encoding crotonase/enoyl-CoA hydratase family protein yields the protein MTYRSIRYETKDRVATITLNRPERLNAIDLHMPREIRAAVERAGRDDAIHVIVITGEGRAFCAGYDLLEYAETKGENPGVQSMPWDPTVDFRHMYQNTVDFQSLWRSHKPTVAKVRGYAVAGGSDIALSCDLVVMAEDAKIGYPPARVWGCPTTAMWVFRIGAERAKRMLLTGDLVDGSEAKRMGLVADAVPEADLDLHVDTLARRMAAIPKNQLLMQKLVINQAYENMGLASTQVLATLCDGIARHTPEGLWFKARAEAVGFKQAVQERDGGAPIAPQAEKRVRVEPAD from the coding sequence GTGACCTACCGCAGCATTCGCTACGAAACCAAAGACCGCGTCGCCACCATCACGCTGAACCGACCGGAGCGCCTGAACGCCATCGATCTGCACATGCCTCGGGAGATCCGAGCTGCGGTCGAGCGCGCCGGGCGCGATGACGCCATTCACGTCATCGTGATCACCGGAGAGGGGCGGGCGTTCTGCGCCGGCTACGATTTGCTCGAGTATGCGGAAACCAAGGGAGAGAACCCGGGTGTGCAAAGCATGCCCTGGGACCCGACGGTGGACTTCCGCCACATGTACCAGAACACGGTGGACTTTCAGAGCTTGTGGCGGAGCCACAAGCCCACCGTCGCCAAGGTGCGCGGGTACGCAGTCGCCGGAGGGTCTGACATCGCACTGTCCTGCGATTTGGTGGTGATGGCCGAGGATGCGAAGATCGGCTACCCGCCCGCGCGCGTTTGGGGCTGCCCGACGACGGCCATGTGGGTCTTCCGCATCGGAGCCGAACGCGCCAAGCGCATGCTCTTGACGGGTGACTTGGTGGACGGAAGCGAAGCGAAGCGGATGGGCTTGGTTGCGGACGCGGTACCCGAGGCGGACTTGGACTTGCACGTCGACACCCTGGCCCGGCGCATGGCGGCCATTCCCAAGAACCAACTGCTGATGCAAAAGCTGGTCATCAATCAAGCCTATGAGAACATGGGCCTGGCTAGCACGCAGGTGCTTGCGACTTTGTGTGATGGCATTGCGCGTCACACCCCCGAAGGGCTGTGGTTCAAGGCGCGCGCCGAGGCGGTCGGCTTCAAACAGGCAGTCCAAGAGCGAGACGGCGGAGCGCCCATTGCGCCGCAGGCGGAGAAGCGCGTGCGTGTCGAGCCAGCGGACTGA
- a CDS encoding HEAT repeat domain-containing protein, producing the protein MKWQVVLMTVALCAASASAVAAERGVILAPSDLSANHVSALRKDVEAHRVAHPEAFTRVQQVLSTAAQADAHRRGNFASVTRGLDALGGDALLPMLEQLALKGMSRGSLSPTAWLAVRVSLIESVGRKRDARAIPVLERIVDKEQDYWVLRAAAEGLGRIGTDAAAAKLVSLVSKAGPRRRAVLSALGDCRRAVIVSTLDKLLNGKLEYEERRLALAALGDAGNSWAWQTPAVRSSGEEAVVRSGAAKILVSAFVRHHQDEVLRSEIQKSLLLVEDASTPGLIEAAKSGASPALAARLDALKQKYQRFIARKSR; encoded by the coding sequence ATGAAGTGGCAGGTCGTGTTGATGACGGTGGCTCTGTGCGCAGCTAGCGCTTCGGCCGTGGCTGCCGAGCGAGGCGTGATCCTTGCGCCCTCGGATCTATCGGCGAACCATGTCAGCGCCTTGCGCAAAGACGTGGAAGCGCACCGCGTGGCGCATCCCGAGGCTTTCACGCGAGTGCAGCAAGTGCTGTCCACGGCCGCGCAAGCGGACGCGCATCGGCGCGGGAACTTCGCGTCGGTCACGCGTGGGCTCGACGCTCTGGGCGGCGACGCCCTGCTGCCCATGCTGGAGCAGCTTGCGCTCAAGGGCATGTCGCGCGGTTCGCTTTCGCCGACGGCGTGGCTGGCCGTGCGCGTGAGCCTGATCGAGTCCGTGGGCCGTAAGCGCGATGCGCGTGCGATTCCCGTGCTCGAGCGCATCGTCGACAAGGAGCAGGACTACTGGGTGCTTCGCGCAGCCGCAGAAGGTCTTGGTCGCATCGGTACCGACGCTGCGGCCGCCAAGTTGGTGAGCCTGGTGAGCAAAGCAGGGCCGCGCCGTCGAGCCGTGCTCAGCGCCCTTGGCGACTGTCGCCGTGCGGTGATCGTCAGCACTCTCGACAAGTTGCTGAACGGCAAGTTGGAGTACGAAGAGCGCCGCCTCGCGTTGGCGGCCTTGGGGGATGCGGGCAACTCCTGGGCCTGGCAGACCCCAGCAGTGCGCAGCAGCGGTGAGGAAGCCGTCGTGCGCAGCGGAGCCGCCAAGATCCTGGTTTCCGCCTTCGTGCGGCACCACCAGGACGAGGTGTTGCGCAGCGAGATCCAGAAGTCGCTGCTTCTCGTCGAGGACGCGTCCACCCCAGGACTGATCGAGGCGGCGAAGAGTGGTGCTTCCCCGGCCTTGGCGGCACGTCTCGATGCCTTGAAGCAGAAGTATCAGCGCTTCATCGCGCGTAAGTCGCGATAG